The Lentimicrobiaceae bacterium genome includes a window with the following:
- a CDS encoding tail fiber protein, whose protein sequence is MDYFIGTILLLPYSFTPMTMLLCNGQILNIAPYQTLFSLIGATYGGDGKNTFAVPNMLGQEPQPGMNYYIVYEGIYPTRD, encoded by the coding sequence ATGGATTACTTTATAGGAACTATTTTGCTTCTGCCTTACAGCTTCACACCTATGACGATGCTACTTTGCAACGGGCAGATTTTAAATATTGCACCCTACCAAACCTTATTTTCATTGATAGGCGCTACTTATGGCGGCGATGGAAAAAATACGTTTGCTGTCCCCAATATGCTGGGACAAGAACCTCAGCCAGGTATGAACTATTACATTGTTTATGAGGGGATATACCCAACACGC
- a CDS encoding phage tail protein, which translates to MDVLIGNIMCFAFSFTPSTWMECNGQTLNITTYQALYSLIGNTFGGNGTTTFCVPNLNGASRHNGFMKFYIATAGIYPLMN; encoded by the coding sequence ATGGATGTATTAATCGGAAACATCATGTGCTTTGCCTTCTCTTTTACGCCTTCCACATGGATGGAATGCAACGGGCAAACTTTAAACATCACGACTTACCAGGCGCTGTACTCCCTCATTGGCAACACCTTTGGAGGCAACGGCACGACCACGTTCTGCGTACCTAACCTGAATGGTGCATCGCGCCACAACGGGTTTATGAAGTTCTACATTGCTACTGCAGGTATTTATCCTTTGATGAATTAA